In the genome of uncultured Sphaerochaeta sp., the window GATACAGCAGTACACCAGATATGGTACGATTGTCGTTTGTCTTATCCAGTCGTATGTTGTAACCATTTACGCCAACTCCATTCCCGGCGTGATGACGATGGGCGTCCTGCCGTTCACGTTGATTGCTATGCTCACCGTGACCACCGGCTCGATGCTCTTGATTTGGATCGGTAACAAGATCACCCAGTGGGGTATCGGAAACGGTATCAGCTTGTTGATTTTTGCCGGTATTGTCGCAAGATTCCCCGAGGCTGTCTCGGTCCTGTTCAGAAGCATCTCCGCGGGTGTACTGAATCCGATCGTCGTCTTGGTGGTCTTTGTGATGTTTTTGGTGGTTGTCGCTCTCGTCGTGTACGAGGAGCAGGGCGTCCGCAAGATTCCTGTAAACTATGCCAAGCGCGTGGTAGGCCGGAAGATGTATGGTGCACAGAGCACCTATATCCCCATCAAGGTCAACCCGTCTGGTGTCATTCCGGTAATCTTCGCGAGTGCATTGCTCTCGTTCCCCTTGCAGATCGCCACTACCTTGGGCCCGGAAGTAAGGTGGCTTGCCGCCTTTGCCAACTGGCTGAATCCGCAGGGTGCCCCCTATCTGATTATCTACGCCCTGTTGATCATAGCGTTTGCTTTCTTCTATACGCAGGTGTCAATGAACCCGGTTGAGATGGCCAAGCAGATTCGTGAGAACGGTGGCTCGGTACCTGGAGTACGGTCCGAGAAACTTGAGGAGTACCTTACCAGGGTCCTTAACCGCATCGTCCTTCCCGGCTCCCTTTTCTTGGCTTTCATTGCCTTGATTCCCACGCTGGTACAGAAGTTCTTCAACTTCCCCTCTACTGTGGCCATGCTTTTCGGTGGAACGTCATTGCTGATTCTTGTCGGCGTTGACTTGGATACCATGCGTCAGATTGAGGGTGTCATGAAAATGCACCACTACGATGGGTTCAATGTGGGTAGCAGAAAGTCAAAACATATTTAGGCTAGGAGCTAGAACATGAAAGTAAGAGCAAGTGTCAAACCGATTTGTGACAAGTGCAAAGTAGTCAGACGGAATGGGGTGGTCCGCATTATTTGTGACAATCCCAAGCACAAGCAGAGACAGAGATAACAGGGTTCGGCGCAAGCCTTCCTACTCTATAAGAGAAATTCAGGAGGCCATGAATGGCGAGAATTGCAGGTGTAGATTTGCCGAACAAGGCAGTGAAAATAGCCTTGACCTATATCTACGGGATCGGTAGATACTCGGCGGTTGAGATTTGTGAGAAAACGAATATCAATCCCGATAGCAACATCAATACCCTTTCAGGTGATGATCTTGCGGTCCTCCGCAAGGTCATTGAAGAAGAGTACAAAGTTGAGGGACGTCTGAGAACAGAAGTCGCTCTGAATATCAAGCGCCTTATGGACATTGGCTGCTATCGTGGCCTTCGTCATCGTAAGGGTCTTCCGGTACGCGGACAGAGGACTAAGACCAATGCCCGTACTCGCAAGGGTAAGAAGAAGACCGTTGCGTCTAAGAAGAAATAAGGAGCAGGTACCAAATGGCTACAGCAAAACGTAAAGTCAAGAAAACGGTATACGAAGGCAACGTCTACATTCAGGCAACCTTCAACAATACCATTGTTACCGTAACCGACCTCAACGGTAATGCGGTATCCTGGGCCAGCGCTGGCGGACTTGGTTTCCGCGGTGCAAAGAAATCCACTCCCTATGCAGCACAGACCACAGCCGAGAAGGCTGCCAAGGCTGCTATGGACAGCGGACTCCAGGAAGTGAACGTATTTGTGAAGGGACCCGGTGTTGGCCGCGAAAGCGCCATCAGGACGTTGGGTGTGCTCGGACTGAAGGTCCGTTCCATCCGTGACGTCACCCCCATCCCCCACAATGGATGCAGACCTCGCAAGAGTAGAAGAGTCTGATGAGGAGATAGCAGTTACATGGCAAGATATACTGGACCTAAGTGCAGATATTGCAGAGCCGAGAGGACCAAGTTGTTCCTCAAGGGAGATCGTTGTCATTCCGGCAAGTGCCCGATGAACGATACCAAGTCCACCGGTCTTCCGGGCAAGGATCCGCGTGCCCGTTCCAAGAAGCCGACCGACTATGGTTTGCAGCTCCGCGAGAAGCAGAAGCTGAAGAGAACCTATTGCATGCTCGAGAAGCAGTTCAAGCTGACCTTCGACGAAGCTGCAAGAATTCCCGGTAAGACTGGTGAGAACCTGATCATGCTCCTTGAGCAGAGGCTCGACAATGTGGTGTTCCGTCTCCACTTTGCAGCAAGCCGCAATCAGGCAGCTCAGTTTGTCAACCACGGGCATATTTTCGTGAATGGCAAGCGTGTAAGCATTCCTTCCTACCGCCTTCGCCCCGGTGACGTTGTCAGCGTTGGTGCAAAGGGTCAGAAGATGCTTATGATCAAGGAGAACCTCAAGGAATATACCAAGAGCGGCGTCTGCCAGTGGCTGAGCCTGGATGTGGATGCCATGAAGGGTACCTTCGTTGCAGTTCCGAGAAGAAGTGAAGTCACCGAGCTCGAGAAGATTAACGAGCAGCTGGTTGTCGAGTTGTATTCCAGATAAGGAGTAACCATGGCACGCAAAAACCTTCTGAAGGGCTTTAAGAAGCCCAAGGGGATAACCTTCGAACACAGCGCAGTTGAGCCGAACTATGGAAAATTCATTGCCTATCCGTTTGAGAGAGGCTTTGGAACCACGATCGGAAACACGCTCAGGAGGGTGCTTCTCTCTTCGATCCAGGGGTATGCCGTCACAGCCGTCAAGTTCACCAGCTTCAATGAGGATGGTGTCCCCCATCTTGTCTCCAGCGAGTATGAGCAGCTCCCTGGTGTCCGTGAGGATATCGCGGATATCATTGCTGCCCTGAAGAAGCTGCAGATCAGGATGCCCGAGGATTCGGAGGGGACCAACCTTCTCATCGAATGCAAGGGACCTGGCGTAGTGACAGGCGCAAACTTCGAGCGTGACCAGGTTGAGATCACCAACAAGGATCTGGTTATCTTCACGATGATGGATGATGCCAACATCGAGATGGAAGTCCAGATTGACCTTGGTAGGGGCTATGTCCCGTCTGAAATCAACGAGAAGTATGTGGAAGAGATCGGGACCATTCCCATCGACGCCACGTTCTCACCGGTTACCCGCGTCAAGTATTCGATTGAACCCACCCGTGTCGGCTATCGTAGTGATTACGACAAGCTTACATTGGAAATCTACACCGATGGTACCATTGCTCCTCAGAATGCACTTGCAGAGGCTGCGAAGATTGCGAAGGAATACTTCCAGATCTTCATCAACTTTGACGAGACGCTGATCAGCAACAACGATGAGGTGGATGAGGAAGAGGAAAGAGTCAGAAAGATTCTCAACACTTCGGTTGAGGAGCTCGAACTGACGGTTCGTTCCAGCAACTGCCTCAAGAACGCCAACATCCGCACGATCGGTGATCTCACCAAGAAAACTGAGGAAGAGATTGCAAAAACGAGGAACTTCGGCAAGAAGAGCCTGCAGGAAATCAAGGAAAAACTGAAGGAGTGGAATCTCAGCCTTGGGATGACCGACTACAGTGTCCTGAAGACCGCAATCAAAGTACCAGGGAACAAGGAAGAAGAGAATGAAGCATAGGATTGGATTCAATGCGCTTAGTAGGAACTCTGCACACCGCAAGGCTCTCAAGCGCAACATGGTGACCTCTCTGTTCAGGTATGAACGGATTGAGACCACCAAGGCAAAGGCTCTGGAAGTTCGCAGAATGGCAGAGAAGATGATTACCCGTGCAAAGGTTGACAGTGTTGCCAACCGCCGTCAGATTGCAAAGGATATCACTGATGAAGCTATTTCTGCAAAACTCTTCACAGAGATCGCTCCCTTGTTTGTCGAGCGCAAGGGCGGGTATACCCGCATCCTGAAGACCGGCAACCGCCTCGGAGACGCTGCCGAGATGGTCATCCTTGAGCTGGTTGAGAAGACTGCCAAGAGTGACAAGAAGGCTGAGAAAAAGTCTGAAAAGACTGAAAAGAAGGCCTCCAAGCCAGCCAAGAAGGCTGAGAAGAGTGACAAAGAGGAGAAATAAGCCTCTGTAGGGCCTCTTCACAAACAAACTGTCCGAAAGGGCGAAGCCGCTGTTGTAATGACGGCGGTTTTTTTGTGCCTTGCGATATGCATGCCGTAGCAAATTGTCATGCTGTCTGTACTTATAGACATGTTTCGTTTACCGTTAAGCCTTGACAATTCACACTGGCATACGTATTATTGTACCAATATAATAGGGGGTAGTATATGAACAGTATACTGAACATCCTCCTTGGTTGTCTTATTGGTATCATCTTAGGTTGGTTAAGCCGTTGGCTGTATGCGAAATTTAAGCTTACCTCGGTCGAACAGAGAGCGATCAGACTGAACGAGGAAGCGATAAAGGAAGCGGAAGCAAAGAGCAAAGAGCTCTTGCTTGAGACTCGGGATCAGTTGTTGAAAGAACAACAACAGCAGGAACGAGAGGCTAGGGAAAGACGGATTGAACTGCAAAGGTTGGAGAGGAGACTTCTTCAGAAGGAAGAGAATCTCGAGCACAAGCAGGCTGAATTGGATGCTATCAAAAAGCAATTGGGAGATCGGGAAGCAGGTCTTACCCGTAAGGAACTTGAGGTTGCCGAAAAAGAAGGCAGCCTGATTATTGAACTTGAACGCATCGCTGCCATGTCTGCAGATGAGGCCAAGGCCATCATCATGGAGACCATGCAAAACGATGCGAGGAGAGATGCTCAGCTCATGATCAACAAGATTGAGCAGGAAGCGCAGCTCTCCGCTGACAAAAAGGCTCGTGATATCGTTGTGACCTCCATCCAGAGGCTTGCCACTGAGGTGGTCAGTGAGGTCACGATCAGTTCGGTGAATCTTCCCAGCGATGAGATGAAGGGTAGGATTATTGGTCGTGAAGGCCGAAATATCCGTACCCTTGAGACGTTGACTGGGGTGGATGTCATCATTGATGACACTCCGGAAGCTGTTGTCATATCCTGCTTCGATCCGGTTCGCAAGGAGATTGCCCGCGTTGCACTCGAGCGCT includes:
- the secY gene encoding preprotein translocase subunit SecY; this encodes MANSLVEMYRIKDLRKKIFMTLGLLIVSRVGAVIPIPGIDPEVLKLFFLSQSSSSNIGLTEYLNFFSGGAFSNFSLFMLGVMPYISMQIILQLLMLVVPSLKKLAQDPSGHKKIQQYTRYGTIVVCLIQSYVVTIYANSIPGVMTMGVLPFTLIAMLTVTTGSMLLIWIGNKITQWGIGNGISLLIFAGIVARFPEAVSVLFRSISAGVLNPIVVLVVFVMFLVVVALVVYEEQGVRKIPVNYAKRVVGRKMYGAQSTYIPIKVNPSGVIPVIFASALLSFPLQIATTLGPEVRWLAAFANWLNPQGAPYLIIYALLIIAFAFFYTQVSMNPVEMAKQIRENGGSVPGVRSEKLEEYLTRVLNRIVLPGSLFLAFIALIPTLVQKFFNFPSTVAMLFGGTSLLILVGVDLDTMRQIEGVMKMHHYDGFNVGSRKSKHI
- the rpmJ gene encoding 50S ribosomal protein L36, which translates into the protein MKVRASVKPICDKCKVVRRNGVVRIICDNPKHKQRQR
- the rpsM gene encoding 30S ribosomal protein S13 codes for the protein MARIAGVDLPNKAVKIALTYIYGIGRYSAVEICEKTNINPDSNINTLSGDDLAVLRKVIEEEYKVEGRLRTEVALNIKRLMDIGCYRGLRHRKGLPVRGQRTKTNARTRKGKKKTVASKKK
- the rpsK gene encoding 30S ribosomal protein S11, whose translation is MATAKRKVKKTVYEGNVYIQATFNNTIVTVTDLNGNAVSWASAGGLGFRGAKKSTPYAAQTTAEKAAKAAMDSGLQEVNVFVKGPGVGRESAIRTLGVLGLKVRSIRDVTPIPHNGCRPRKSRRV
- the rpsD gene encoding 30S ribosomal protein S4; amino-acid sequence: MARYTGPKCRYCRAERTKLFLKGDRCHSGKCPMNDTKSTGLPGKDPRARSKKPTDYGLQLREKQKLKRTYCMLEKQFKLTFDEAARIPGKTGENLIMLLEQRLDNVVFRLHFAASRNQAAQFVNHGHIFVNGKRVSIPSYRLRPGDVVSVGAKGQKMLMIKENLKEYTKSGVCQWLSLDVDAMKGTFVAVPRRSEVTELEKINEQLVVELYSR
- a CDS encoding DNA-directed RNA polymerase subunit alpha, with the translated sequence MARKNLLKGFKKPKGITFEHSAVEPNYGKFIAYPFERGFGTTIGNTLRRVLLSSIQGYAVTAVKFTSFNEDGVPHLVSSEYEQLPGVREDIADIIAALKKLQIRMPEDSEGTNLLIECKGPGVVTGANFERDQVEITNKDLVIFTMMDDANIEMEVQIDLGRGYVPSEINEKYVEEIGTIPIDATFSPVTRVKYSIEPTRVGYRSDYDKLTLEIYTDGTIAPQNALAEAAKIAKEYFQIFINFDETLISNNDEVDEEEERVRKILNTSVEELELTVRSSNCLKNANIRTIGDLTKKTEEEIAKTRNFGKKSLQEIKEKLKEWNLSLGMTDYSVLKTAIKVPGNKEEENEA
- the rplQ gene encoding 50S ribosomal protein L17 translates to MKHRIGFNALSRNSAHRKALKRNMVTSLFRYERIETTKAKALEVRRMAEKMITRAKVDSVANRRQIAKDITDEAISAKLFTEIAPLFVERKGGYTRILKTGNRLGDAAEMVILELVEKTAKSDKKAEKKSEKTEKKASKPAKKAEKSDKEEK
- the rny gene encoding ribonuclease Y produces the protein MNSILNILLGCLIGIILGWLSRWLYAKFKLTSVEQRAIRLNEEAIKEAEAKSKELLLETRDQLLKEQQQQEREARERRIELQRLERRLLQKEENLEHKQAELDAIKKQLGDREAGLTRKELEVAEKEGSLIIELERIAAMSADEAKAIIMETMQNDARRDAQLMINKIEQEAQLSADKKARDIVVTSIQRLATEVVSEVTISSVNLPSDEMKGRIIGREGRNIRTLETLTGVDVIIDDTPEAVVISCFDPVRKEIARVALERLVQDGRIHPARIEEVVNKVTKEIGRIIADEGEKVIFDLGIHNVGPETIRALGRLHFRTSYGQNVLNHSKEVAILSGMIASEIGANSELAMRAGLLHDIGKGIETESDANHAELGADMAKRLGEDPRVVNAILAHHNDTEPQTIEAVIVQIADAISAARPGARRETLDNYIKRLESLEQIAESFTGVDKAYAIQAGRELRILVNNDQVNDDGAKQIAKGIASRIEAELRYPGRIKVTIIREMRVVEYAR